TTTCGAGTTCCGTTGCGGGGCGCATCTATCAGTCGACCCTTCGGGCTCCTGATACAAGCGTGTGGGGGCCAGCCGCTGAGTCACAACTGGGTGCGCAGTTGCTGGACGAGGACGCCGACGACGAACGCGAGACCGAGGTTGACGAGTACGCCGAGGACGCCGATTGCCGCGACGACCGCCAGGTCGTCCGTTTTGGAAACGCCGGTCCAGCCCAGTTGGAGCGCGATTAGTACCAGAATGACCCCGAGCAGCGCCGTCGGGTAGGCCGCGATGACGCCGACGGCGAGGAACGCAGTCAGCACGTAGCCCGCGCCGAGTAGCAGGTTCGCGCCGGGCGTTCTGGCCCCGAAGGCGTACTTCCCGGCGACGCCGCCGCTCCCGTGACACATCGGGAACGCGCCGAACGGGACCGCGGCGAGGTTCATCAGCCCCATGCTGTTCGAGAGCTGGTCCGCGGACACGTCCCGGTCGAAGTAATCTGCGAGCAGGACTGACGTGGCGAGGGCGGCGTTGCCGACGGTGACTGCAATCTGGGCGAGGACGGCCTCTGCCGTTTGCACCGACAGTGTCATGCGTGGAAGCATGAACATGGCGTCGACAGCGGGGACGGCCGGCGTCGGTACGCCGGTCTCCGCGAGGGCGAGAACGACGCCGAGGACGAAGACGGCGAAGGCGCTCTGCCCACTGTAGCCCAGAAGTGCGAAGAGGGCCACAAGGCCGACGGCAACGACCAGGAGTGTTGGGTCGCTGAGCCCGAGGTCAACGCCCGTCTCCAGCAGGACCAGCGCGACGCCGAGTTGTACCCCACGAACGACGGTGTCGTCGACGTACTGATTGACCGTTTCGAGTGACCGCGTGGTTCCGAGCGCGAGCAGGATGCCCGCCAGCAGGAGCCCCGCAACGACGAGTTCGCCGGTGGAGATAGTCCCGGCGATGACCAGCGCGGCGAAGGCCTTCATCGGCTCGACCGATATCGGGACGCCGTAGTACAGCCCCCAGACGACCTGAAAAACGCCGAACCAGACGAGCATGACCGGGAGCGAGAGCTCCGTCAGCACGGCGACGGCCACGACGACCGGGAGCACCGTCGCGGAGTCCCCGACAGCGCCGGTGAGTTCGTTCCACGACAGTGAAATCGCGGTTCGGTCGCGGAGCGGGAGACTCATCCTGGCCGGTTTTCACGATGGAACAGTAAGAGCGCTTGCCCGCGGCGACCGCTACTCCGAGTACTCGTAGGGCGCACGGTCCCCGTCGGTGTCGATGTACTCCTCGTTTATCTCCCACTCGCCGTCCTCGGTTTCAATCATGTACTCGCCGTAGTAGGGGACGCGAGTGTCGACCGTCTCGCGGAACGCGGCGCGCATCGACTCTTTGGTCGTGCCGATGTCACGCAGGTCATCGTTGCGGTTCAGACAGCCCTTGAGGTAGCCGTCGTGGGTGAGCCGCACGCGATGACAGTTCGCACAGAAGTTCTCGTTGCCGACTGGGTCGACGATTTCGACCATCCCGCTGTTCTGGTTGTTGACCGGTTCCGTCTGAACGCCGCCGTCGGACGCGGCCAGCGAGGTGGTCGCGCCGCTCCCTTCGACCGCCGCCTCGGTGCTGTGTATCCAGTAGCGCTTGCGGTCGTGCATCTCCCGGTGTTCAACCGTGTCCGCGCGGTCTTCGAGCCAGTCGTGGACGCGGTCGATGTCGATGGCCCACTCCGGATGGCCGGCCAGTTCCGGCATGTACTCGATGAGCTGGAGCTGGAGCCCGGGGTTCTCGGCGACGTGGTCGACCATCTTCGGGACGTAGCCTGCGGTCGGCTCGAACACGACCATGTTGAGCTTCACCGGCGCGAGGCCGGCGTCCAGCGCCGCTTCGACGCCTTCGAGGACGCGGTCGTAGGCCCCGCTCTGTGTCAGCTCGGCGAAGGCCTCGCTGTCGAGCGCGTCCTGCGAGACGTTGACCCGCTCAAGGCCCGCGTCGACGAGGTCCGGGGCGCGGCCGGGGAGGAAGGTGCCGTTGGTCGTCATCGACACCTCCATCTCGTCGGGGGCGCGCCGGACGATTTCCTCTAAGTCCTCCCGGAGCATCGGCTCCCCGCCCGTGAACTTCACCGAGTCGACGCCGAACTCGGCGGCGACTTCGAGGAAGGCCACGATGGTGTCGGCAGTGAGTTCGTCGTCCTGTGCCTCCATCGGGCCCCGTGTGTCGCCCAGCCCCTCATTGTGGCAGTAGACGCAGTCGAAGTTACACCGGTCGGTCAGGGAGACGCGGACACCGGAGACCTCGCGACCGAAGTCGTCTTCGAGCATTTCCTTGCTAACTGTTCACAGCACAACCTCTTAAATGGCGTGACTGGTCCGGTTCCGTTGTCGCGCGCACCAGGGTAACGATTAATTCGGCGACTGCCGTGCACTGCGTATGAACATCGTCGATGCGCTGGACGCGCGGCGGGGAACGACCTGTTTCGTCGGCGCTGGGGGGAAGAAGACGACGATGGCAACGCTCGCCGGCCGACTGGACCGCGCGGTTGTCACAGCGACGGTCCGGATTCCGATATTCGACGGCTGGGTCGAGAACGTTGTCGTGACGGAGACCCCACGGACAGCCATTGACGAGGCGTCTGCGTGGCCGCTGGGCGTCGTCCCGACACAGGAGCGGCCGGACCGCTACCGCGGCTACGACCCGGAAACCGTCGCCGACCTGGCTGATATCGACCATCCGATTCTGGTGAAAGCCGACGGCGCACGGATGCGAGAGTTCAAAGCGCCGAGCGACCGCGAGCCACAGCTCCCCACGTCGGCCTCGACCGTCGTCCCGATTGCCAGCGCCCACGTCGTCGGCGAACCCTTGACCGACGACATCGTCCACCGGGTCGACGAAGTTACCGCGATTACCGGGCTCGCTCGCGGTGACGAGATTCGACCGCAAGACGTCGCTGCGGTCCTCGCCCACGAGCAGGGCGGGCTGAAAGACGTGCCAGCCAACGCGACCGCGGTTCCGCTGCTCAACATGGTCGATGACGCGGGACTCGAAACAAGCGCGCGGGCCGTTGCCGAGGCGATTCACGACCAAGCCGACGTGTCGCGTGTCGTCCTTGCTGAGATGCGGAGCGACGACCCGCTGGTGGCAGTCGTCTGAGAGCGAGGCGACACCGGCCCCGCTCGTTCAGAACCGCTCGGCCGCGGCCTCGAACTCCTCACGGGTGTTGAGGTTCTTGAACGTATCCAGTGAGGTGTGTGCGAGTACGTCTTCGCGCTCAACGACAACGTACTCAAGGTCGAACAACGGTTCGACGATTTTGTGCTCACCGCGCTCCAGTGCTCGCTGACAGGCGTCATGCATTGCGTCGGCGTGGTACACCGCCTGTGTCGTCTGAAACCACTCGTCCGGACGTGGGACTGCGGCCTCGTGGGACGCCGCTCGCTCGAACAGGTAGTCGACGAACGTTGGGTCCACAAAGGGCATATCACAGGCCACCACGGCGGCGTACTCGCTATCGACGGCCCCCAGCCCGGTTGCGATGCCCGCCATCGGCCCCTGATCGGGGTCCTCGTCGAGCGCGAACGTCGGGTCGAGGGTGTGGCCCGACAGCGCCGCGTCGATGGCCTCGACCTGGTCCTCGCGGCAGTTCACGACGAGTTCGTCGACGACCTGTCCCAGTCGGTCGGCGACGCGGCGAATCATCGGCGTCCCCGCGAGGTCGGCGACGGCTTTGTCGCTGTCGCCGAACCGCGTCGACCGACCGCCCGCAACGATGACACCTGCGCGCATACCCTGCCTTCTCGGGTCTGGCAGAAAGGTGCTTGGTGCTGTGGGTAATCCTTTAGTCGACAGACGGAAGAGTGAGGTATGATGACAGTAGCCAATCGGGACCGGATGCTCCACGTCGACCTGTCGTCGGCATCGGTCGAGAGCTGTCCGGTTCCGGAGGCCTGGCGTCGCCAGTTTGTGGGCGGCAAGGGACTCGGCGCTCGGTACCTGTACGACAAACTCGACGCAGGCACCGACCCGCTAGGCCCCGAGAACGTCCTGTTGTTCATGCTCGGGCCGGTCTCCGGGCTGCTCCCCGGCGAGACACGCTACGCGGCGGTCACGAAGTCGCCCCTGACTGGCGGCTTCCTCGACTCCTATGCGGGCGGGACGTTCCCGGACACGCTGGCCGGCGCGTTGCAGGACCACACCGGGATTCTTGTCACCGGGCGCGCTTCGGAGCCGGTCAAACTCGTCGTCGAGGCCGACGGCGCGACGGTCGAACCCGCCGAGACGTGGGGGCAGGATACAGCCGAAACCGACGCAGCGTTCCCCGAGGCTGCGGTGGCGTGTATCGGCCCGGCGGGCGAGCAGGGCGTCGCGTTCGCGACTATCGCTTCTGACGGCGGCGAACACCACGCGGGGCGGGGCGGTGCCGGAACAGTGATGGGCGCAAAACGGCTGAAAGCCGTCGTCGTCCGCGGTGAGCCGCCGACGGACCTCGCGGAGCTACGGGAGCAGTACGCCAAGCGGTACCGCGAGGGCGACACCGGACAGTGGCTCCACGCCAGCGGGACCGTCGAAACGGTCGACTTCGCCAACGAGATCGGCGCACTCTCGACGCGCGGCTGGGAAGACGGCCAGTTCGAGGGAGCCGACGGGGTCGGTATCGAAGCCGTGCAGGAACTCGCCGCGGGGCGGGAGTACGACGACGATGCTAGCCCCGGCGGGTTCCGCGTCCAGACGGAGGACGGCGAAACCGTCCCGCGCGGGGCGACGGCGATGAGCTTCGGGGCCGGCCTCGGCATCGACGACTTCGACGCCGTGGCGGCGCTGGGCGAGACCTGTAACCGGTTGGGTCTCGACCTCATCAGCGCCGGGAGCGCCGTCGCGTGGGCCATCAAAGCCGGCGACGCCGGCCTGCTCGACGAATCGCTCGATTACGGGAGCCCCGACGACGCGCGGGCGCTCCTCGAAGCCATCGTCGCGCGGGAGTCGACGCTCGGCGACGCTCTGGCCGACGGCGTTGACGCGGCCTCGGCCCGTCTAGGCGGGGACGACCTCCTGCCGACGGTCAAGGCTATGGAACTGCCCGCGTACGACCCCCGCGGCGCACGGAGCATGGCACTGGCGTACGCGACCAGCGACCGCGGGGCCTGTCACCGGCGGGCGCTCCCCATCGAGCGGGAAGCCTTCGACTCCGATTGGGGCCCGGAGCGGGCGGCCGCGGCCGTCATCCGCGAACAGGACCAGCGCTCGGTGCTGTGGTGCCTCGTCGTCGACGACTTCGTCGGCGACGCCTTCGAAGACCTCGGCGCGGAGTGGCTCGACGCTATCGGCCTGGACACGGACGGCGACCTCGCGACGGTCGGCGAGCGGGTCTGGACGCTCACGCGCCTGTTCAACGTCCGGGAGGGCGTTTCCCGAGCCGACGACGAACTCCCGGCAAAGCTGCAGGAACCGCTTGATTCTGGCCCGAACGCTGGCGCGGCAATCGACACCGAGTCGTTCGACGCGATGCTCGACGAGTACTACAGCCAGCGCGGCTGGGACGCCGACGGCCGGCCCACCCCCGAGACAATCGAGCGACTCGGCCTCGCAGACGCCGTCGACCAATCGACACTATCTGCGGACACGACACTCGGAGAATGACAGACGAAATCGACCTCGACGAACTCGACGTACAGGACGACGAGGAGACGCCGAACCGGGGCGACTGGTTCTGGAATGGAAAGGGCGACCCCGAAGACGAACCCGACCCCGGATCGACTGGGACCGTATCGGTGCGGCCCGACAGCGATACCGAGGCTGAGAGTCCCGGTGCGGCCGCAGATACGGGTCCTGCTTCGGACACTGGTGTCGAAGGGAATGGCGGAGATACCGCCAGCGCAGACCCCGGAGGCCAAGCGGTCCCCCACGTCCCGCGGGAGAACAAGGACAAGCCGGTCGGTATTCCGACAGACAGCGGCGGCGCGGGCGGCGCGGCCGCGACCGACACGGACCCGGCCTCGAACGTCGCTGAGGACCCCGCTGCCGGCGAGGAGGCCGTCGAAGCGAGCGGTCCCCACGGCGGCGGCATCGACGACATGACGATGGCCGTGACCTACGACGCGGCCCGGCAGTTCGCCGACCCGCAACTGGTCTTCCGCGAGGCGAGGGCCTGGGCCGACTGGGTCGGTATCGTCGGCGACGTCGAGGCCTTCGTCATCAACAAATTCCAGCGCGACCACGGTATCGACGCCGACTTCTTCAGCGGCGCGGGCCAGGAGCCGGCCGAGCGACTCGCCGACATCGACACGCACTCGATGTTCTACGCCGAGCGGATGGTCCTCGTCGGCCGTCCGGACGACGAGCCCATCGCCGACCGGACGGGCTGGGAGTTCATCCCGCTCGCCGACGCCGCAGAGAAGGCGGAGTGGGAACTCGCTGACGAGTGACGCCCTATATTTATAATGCTTGCTGGTCATTGTCATACACGAACGACAATGACACTCCGAACCGCGGTCCACCAGTCGAAGATACTCACGTTCGTGGTACTGGGTGCGTTCGTCTGGCTGTTACTGACACTGTTCGAAGTACTGTCGACCATCAACTTCGCGACCGGAACAGCGACGTTCGTCGGTCAGAACGCGCTGGGCGGTCTCGCCGGAGTGCTTGTGCTGACTATCGTCCTCGGGGCGCTCGTGGTTCTGTACTCCGAGATAACCGAGTCAGACCCGGCCCCGCAGTCGTGGCCCCCGTCGGAAGAATGACGTACTACAGTTGCGAAGAATGCGGCCAGATGATAGACCTCTCGGCGTTCGAGGGGCAGCCGCGCCGGCAGGACTGTCCGGTGTGTGAGGAGACGACGCTGTGGACGCCCGAGTTCGAGGGTGAAGGGGTGTCGTTTTGACACTCGCTTTCGAGGTGAGCGACCGCCTGTACGAGGCCGCTCAGGAGTGGGCCGACCGGCGGTTGGAGGACATCGACGAAGCGATGGAAACGAAAGTCGAGCAGGCGTTGCTGGAGATCGAACACCTCGTCTCACAGTCCCACGACGTGGCGTTCGAGGTCGACGGCCGCGAGGTACGGTACGAACCGACAGAGGAACTGGCCGCGTTGCTCCGTCGGCAGGCCGAGGAGAGCGGAATCGACGAGAGTACCGTGCTGAAGATGCACGTCGACCTCTACGCGAACGCGTTCCTCGACGAAGTCTCGGACGAGCAGAAACCGCCGGGAACGCCGTCTGAGTGACGGCACCAAAACTTAAGCCCGGCCACTACGACAGATGATATACAATGGCACACGAGGAGAGTGAGTGGAAACCGAAGGGTGCGACAGAGACGTTCAACGACTTCGAGGTCTGGGACCACGGCGTCTGGCCGGGCGACGTGAACCAGAACGACACGACGACGGACGACGACGAGGAGTGACCCCTGCCGGCGTCAGGTTCGTACTGTTTTCGTGGCCCCTCTCTACATGCGAGCGACAGCTACGGGGCCGGGAAGGCCCGTTTGTCACGCGGCGGGACGTAG
The genomic region above belongs to Haloarcula hispanica ATCC 33960 and contains:
- a CDS encoding putative sulfate/molybdate transporter; translation: MSLPLRDRTAISLSWNELTGAVGDSATVLPVVVAVAVLTELSLPVMLVWFGVFQVVWGLYYGVPISVEPMKAFAALVIAGTISTGELVVAGLLLAGILLALGTTRSLETVNQYVDDTVVRGVQLGVALVLLETGVDLGLSDPTLLVVAVGLVALFALLGYSGQSAFAVFVLGVVLALAETGVPTPAVPAVDAMFMLPRMTLSVQTAEAVLAQIAVTVGNAALATSVLLADYFDRDVSADQLSNSMGLMNLAAVPFGAFPMCHGSGGVAGKYAFGARTPGANLLLGAGYVLTAFLAVGVIAAYPTALLGVILVLIALQLGWTGVSKTDDLAVVAAIGVLGVLVNLGLAFVVGVLVQQLRTQL
- a CDS encoding DUF7124 domain-containing protein; protein product: MTDEIDLDELDVQDDEETPNRGDWFWNGKGDPEDEPDPGSTGTVSVRPDSDTEAESPGAAADTGPASDTGVEGNGGDTASADPGGQAVPHVPRENKDKPVGIPTDSGGAGGAAATDTDPASNVAEDPAAGEEAVEASGPHGGGIDDMTMAVTYDAARQFADPQLVFREARAWADWVGIVGDVEAFVINKFQRDHGIDADFFSGAGQEPAERLADIDTHSMFYAERMVLVGRPDDEPIADRTGWEFIPLADAAEKAEWELADE
- a CDS encoding aldehyde ferredoxin oxidoreductase family protein encodes the protein MMTVANRDRMLHVDLSSASVESCPVPEAWRRQFVGGKGLGARYLYDKLDAGTDPLGPENVLLFMLGPVSGLLPGETRYAAVTKSPLTGGFLDSYAGGTFPDTLAGALQDHTGILVTGRASEPVKLVVEADGATVEPAETWGQDTAETDAAFPEAAVACIGPAGEQGVAFATIASDGGEHHAGRGGAGTVMGAKRLKAVVVRGEPPTDLAELREQYAKRYREGDTGQWLHASGTVETVDFANEIGALSTRGWEDGQFEGADGVGIEAVQELAAGREYDDDASPGGFRVQTEDGETVPRGATAMSFGAGLGIDDFDAVAALGETCNRLGLDLISAGSAVAWAIKAGDAGLLDESLDYGSPDDARALLEAIVARESTLGDALADGVDAASARLGGDDLLPTVKAMELPAYDPRGARSMALAYATSDRGACHRRALPIEREAFDSDWGPERAAAAVIREQDQRSVLWCLVVDDFVGDAFEDLGAEWLDAIGLDTDGDLATVGERVWTLTRLFNVREGVSRADDELPAKLQEPLDSGPNAGAAIDTESFDAMLDEYYSQRGWDADGRPTPETIERLGLADAVDQSTLSADTTLGE
- the moaA gene encoding GTP 3',8-cyclase MoaA; the protein is MLEDDFGREVSGVRVSLTDRCNFDCVYCHNEGLGDTRGPMEAQDDELTADTIVAFLEVAAEFGVDSVKFTGGEPMLREDLEEIVRRAPDEMEVSMTTNGTFLPGRAPDLVDAGLERVNVSQDALDSEAFAELTQSGAYDRVLEGVEAALDAGLAPVKLNMVVFEPTAGYVPKMVDHVAENPGLQLQLIEYMPELAGHPEWAIDIDRVHDWLEDRADTVEHREMHDRKRYWIHSTEAAVEGSGATTSLAASDGGVQTEPVNNQNSGMVEIVDPVGNENFCANCHRVRLTHDGYLKGCLNRNDDLRDIGTTKESMRAAFRETVDTRVPYYGEYMIETEDGEWEINEEYIDTDGDRAPYEYSE
- the yqeC gene encoding selenium cofactor biosynthesis protein YqeC, with the protein product MNIVDALDARRGTTCFVGAGGKKTTMATLAGRLDRAVVTATVRIPIFDGWVENVVVTETPRTAIDEASAWPLGVVPTQERPDRYRGYDPETVADLADIDHPILVKADGARMREFKAPSDREPQLPTSASTVVPIASAHVVGEPLTDDIVHRVDEVTAITGLARGDEIRPQDVAAVLAHEQGGLKDVPANATAVPLLNMVDDAGLETSARAVAEAIHDQADVSRVVLAEMRSDDPLVAVV
- a CDS encoding molybdenum cofactor guanylyltransferase, whose product is MRAGVIVAGGRSTRFGDSDKAVADLAGTPMIRRVADRLGQVVDELVVNCREDQVEAIDAALSGHTLDPTFALDEDPDQGPMAGIATGLGAVDSEYAAVVACDMPFVDPTFVDYLFERAASHEAAVPRPDEWFQTTQAVYHADAMHDACQRALERGEHKIVEPLFDLEYVVVEREDVLAHTSLDTFKNLNTREEFEAAAERF